Proteins co-encoded in one Montipora foliosa isolate CH-2021 unplaced genomic scaffold, ASM3666993v2 scaffold_446, whole genome shotgun sequence genomic window:
- the LOC137989201 gene encoding uncharacterized protein codes for MRKPEPDEPVDAFITDLYCLSEHCEFGTLRDELIRDRIVVGLRNVKLSEKLQMDSALTLQSAINSARQSESVKKQQETLRSRVPAQIDEVKGSKAHQDRQQNWPQRRPTKCMRCGVISEYHARQKCPAKDATCAKCNKRGHFAKVCLSAPKKVGVIAADDSDEQEERDDEGFFLGEIGNADGKAWKEEIDVNGTKIQFKLDSGADVTVIGESIYSRFFGQNKLERSRKKLFGPCKSPLSCLGVLKANLVLKGKSCIEDVYVVENLETPLLVHPSASSGQGHCSSSLVKRSS; via the coding sequence ATGCGAAAGCCAGAACCGGATGAGCCAGTTGACGCATTTATCACAGACCTCTATTGTTTGTCTGAGCACTGCGAATTTGGAACCCTTCGAGACGAGTTAATTAGAGATCGTATCGTGGTGGGATTGCGAAATGTCAAGCTGAGTGAGAAACTCCAGATGGATTCAGCCCTTACGCTACAATCGGCGATTAACAGTGCCAGGCAGAGCGAGTCAGTTAAAAAGCAACAAGAAACGCTTCGAAGCAGAGTACCAGCACAAATCGATGAAGTAAAAGGATCGAAAGCACACCAAGACCGACAACAGAATTGGCCACAAAGGCGACCAACGAAATGCATGCGTTGTGGCGTTATCTCGGAATATCACGCACGCCAAAAATGTCCCGCAAAGGACGCCACGTGTGCCAAGTGTAACAAAAGAGGTCATTTCGCCAAAGTTTGCTTGTCGGCTCCAAAGAAAGTTGGCGTGATTGCAGCCGACGATTCGGATGAGCAAGAAGAGCGGGACGATGAAGGATTTTTCCTCGGAGAAATTGGAAACGCGGACGGAAAAGCTTGGAAAGAAGAGATTGACGTTAATGGCACAAAAATTCAGTTTAAGCTAGACAGCGGAGCCGACGTGACAGTTATCGGTGAGTCAATCTACTCGCGTTTTTTCGGGCAAAACAAGCTTGAAAGGTCACGCAAGAAACTATTTGGCCCGTGCAAAAGCCCACTGTCGTGTCTTGGGGTGCTAAAAGCGAATCTTGTACTTAAAGGAAAATCCTGCATAGAAGATGTTTACGTTGTCGAGAACTTGGAGACCCCGCTCCTCG